From the Clostridiisalibacter paucivorans DSM 22131 genome, the window CTTATTTCTTCCATGACCCTAGTGGTGTAAGGGATTTAGTAGAAGATATATACGGAGTAAAAGATGAAACCGAAAAGACACCAAAAGAAGAAGAGAAAGAGACTAGTGATTAGTTAGTGGTTAATGGTTAGTAGTTGATGGTGGAAATCTACAGGATTTCCACCATCAACTACTAACTACGAACTACTAACTTTTTTTACTTCTTTTCCAAAAGCATTTCTCCTATTTCATATACATTTCCTGCTCCCATAGTTATGAGCATATCATTGGATTTTAGATTTTCATTGAGATAATTGACTATATCTTCAAAATCTCTTATATATATTGCATCTATGCCTTTGTCCATGAGTTTGTTTTTGAGGTCTGTGGAATGCACTATATGTTCATCCTTTTCTCTGGCTGCATAAATATCAGTGATTATGATTTTATTTGCATCGGAAAAGGAATTACTAAAGTCATCTAATAATGCCTTAGTCCTAGTATATGTATGGGGTTGAAATACGCACCAAAGTTTATTATGGGGTACAGTTTTTGCTGCAGATAATGTGGCCTTTATTTCTGTTGGATGATGGGCATAATCATCTATTACTTTTATATTTCTTATTAGACCTTTAGTTTCAAATCTTCTATGGGTACCAGTAAAGAACTTAATACCTTGGATAGCATCTTCCAAAGAGATGCCAGACTTATGACATGCAGCTATGGCTGCCAATGCATTAGATATATTGTGTTTTCCCACAACCCTTAAAGATACATCATGTGATTGGCTTCCCACATTTAATGTAAAATTAGGAAACCCCAGTTGGTCAAACCCTATATTATCTGCAAAATAGTCAGTTTGACTATCACTGATACTAAAGGTTACTAGATTGGGGTAGTTTTCTTTAGTAAATGATGACATATTGGAATCGTCACTATTTACTATCAAAAATCCATCATTGGGAACTAGCTTAGCAAAATCATTGAAGGTTTCAACTATATGGTCTATATCTCTAAAATAGTCTAAGTGGTCTGCATCTACATTTAATACTACACCTATATCTGGAAAGAATTTCAAAAAATTGCTTTTATACTCACAGGCTTCAGTCAAGAAATAGTTTCCATTGCCTATCTTAACATTTCCCCCTATGATATCTAAATCCCCCCCTATAAGGACTGTAGGGTCTGAAAGACTTTTTTCTAAAATAGTAGCAATCATACCTGTAGTAGTGGTCTTACCATGAGTACCCGATACAGCTATGGATTTTTTGTATTTCCTCATTAATTGGCCTAAAAAAGTGGCTCTGTCTACATATAGTATATCATGATTTTTTGCAGATACTAACTCACAATTGTCATCGGAAAGGGCAGATGTATATACAACTAAATCTGCTTCAGATATATTGCTTTCATTGTGTCCTATAAATATTTCAACGCCTAGATTTTTTAATTTATTAGTTATTTTTGATTCTCTTATATCTGAACCTGAAACTGTATAATCGTTTTTTATCATAATTTCAGCCAAACCACTCATACTTACTCCGCCAATACCTATAAAATGTACATGATTAAAATCATGTTTGTTAATATCAAATTCAAACATTAAATATACCTCCAAAATTATAGTTGAGAGTTAACTGTTTTTCTATATTATTGCCATAATACATTATATTATAATATATGTATTATTATTATAGTCCGTAACCTATGGATTACGAACTATTTTCCTCAAAGATTATATCATAAAAAATGTTTTTTTCGTAAAATATCTCAATAACTATTGAATATTTCTTCAATAACGAATAAAATTATAGATAAACAAAAACAATATTCGGATTTAGGAGGTTTTCAGTGAAAAAGCTAAAAAGAAATGAACGAATAGGTGCGTTGATGAAGATTTTATCAGACAGACCAAATCATATATTTACTTATAATTATTTTACAGATATATTTAATGCAGCAAAATCTACCATAAGTGAAGACATAGTGATAGCAAAGGAGTTGGTAGAAAAATTGGAACTAGGAGATATAGAAACTATATCTGGTGCCTCTGGAGGGGTGAAATATTCCCCTAGGATATCTAAAAATAAAATAGACAAGTTTTTGAAGGAAATTGCTTCAAAACTTTCTGATAAAAGCAGATTGATTCCTGGTGGATTTATGTATATGGCAGATGTATTATATCATCCCGATACTGTATATAATATAGGTAAAATATTTGCCACTAAATTTGCAGGCCAAAATATTGACTATGTAGTTACAGTAGAAACTAAGGGCATTCCTTTGGCACTTATGACAGGAAAAATATTAAATGTACCATTGGTAATAATAAGAAGGAATACCAAGGTTACAGAAGGACCCACTGTGAGTATAAACTATCTTTCAGGTTCAACAAAACAAATACAGACCATGTCTCTATCTAGAAGGGCGATACCAGAAGGTTCAAGGGTATTGATTATAGATGACTTTATGAAGGCAGGAGGAACAGCAAAGGGTATGCAGGATATGATGAAGGAATTCAAGGCCCATGTAGTAGGGACAGGGATTATGATCGCTACAGCCCAACCTGCCAATAAGGTTGTAAGTAATTATACTAATTTACTGACTCTTAAAGGTATAGATGAAGACAAAGAAGAAATATATGTAGAACCAAGTATTTAATGCAAATAATTTAATATAAAAAAATTTCTGAAAAAGAAGGATTTTGAAAAGAAAAAGAGAATATATTTATAACCGTACAACAGAGCAGGACAGGAAGGTGGTGAAAGGATGAAGGTTACAGATGTTAGAGTAAGAAAGATAAATAGTGAAGGCAAAATGAAGGCGATAGTATCCGTTACCTTTGATGATGAATTTGTTGTTCATGATATAAAGATTATCGAAGGTCAAAATGGTATGTTTATTGCTATGCCCAGTAGAAAGATGGCTGATGGAGAATTCAGAGATATAGCCCATCCTATTAATTCCGAAACCAGACAAAAAATACAAGATGCAGTATTTGTAGAATACGAAAAAGAATGTGAAAAAGAACAAATAGAAGAATAATAAAGGGTCTAGAGGGGCCCTTTTTTATTTGCTAAAAAAAGGATTTTCCTAAAAGAGCGCATATATGCACAATGCTTTTTTCTCTGTGTTTTTTATGTTATAATTTATTGGGGAAGTTACGAAGTAATTTAGTAATTAGTCAATAATGACTAACTAAAAAAACGAGGTGTTTTTATGATAAAGACTATAATTCTGGCCGCAGGAGAGGGCACAAGGATGAAATCCAAATTGCCTAAAGTATTACATAATATATGTGGTCAACCTATGATAAATTATGTATTAGATAGTGCCAGAGGGGCAGGTTCTGAAAAAAACTATATAATAGTAGGACATGGAAAAGATAAAGTTATGGATACTATAACCAATGAAGATATTGGGTATATAGATCAGCCTATGGGAGAAGGAGTACCTTATGGTACAGGATATGCAGTGATGCAAGCTAAGGAATATATAAAAGATAGTGATATTGTATTAATACTTTGTGGAGATACACCCCTACTAAAGGGAGATACATTAAATGAATTTATAAAATATCATAAAAAAGAAAAATATGATGCAACTGTTTTGACTGCAACTATTGACAACCCTAAAGGATATGGTAGGATAATAAGGGGCGAAAATGGTCAAGTGCTAGGCATAGTGGAGGAAAAAGATGCCAGTAAAGACCAAAAAAAGGTAATGGAAATAAATTCAGGTGTTTATTGTTTTTCAGGAAAACATCTTAAAGACGCTTTAGACAGAATAGATAATAATAATGCTCAACGAGAATATTATTTGACAGATACTATAAAGATACTTAATGATTTAGGTTTCAGTGTAGGGGGATTTAAGATAGAAGATAGTACTGAAATAAATGGCATTAATTCAAGGATACAACTGTCAAATGCAGAAAATATAATGAGAAATAGAATAAACGAAAAATTAATGTCCCAAGGTGTAACATTGATAGACCCTGACAATACATATATCCATAAAATGGTAAAAATAGGAAAAGATACTGTAATATATCCCAATGTATTTATAGAGGGTTCATCTACTATAGGGGAAGATTGCACAATAGGTCACAATTCCAAGATTGTAGACAGTACTATAGGAGATGGAGTAACCATAAATACCTCTACTATATTGGAGAGTACAGTGGGAAATAATACCAGTGTAGGTCCCTATGCTTATATAAGACCCCAAAGTCATATAGGTAACAATGTGAAGATAGGGGATTTTGTTGAAGTGAAAAAATCTAAAATAGGTAATAATACTAAGGCATCCCATTTAGCGTATATAGGAGATGCCCAGGTGGGAGACGGAGTAAATATAGGGTGTGGAGTAGTATTTGTAAATTATAATGGCAAAGATAAAAGCAAAACCATAGTGGAAGATGGTGCCTTCATAGGCAGTAATTCCAATTTAGTCGCACCAGTAACAATAAAGAAAAAGGCATATATAGCAGCAGGATCAACAATAATAGATGATGTAAAGGAAGGAGACCTATCTATTGCTAGAGCAAGACAAGTGAACAAACAGGGATGGGTGTCTAAAAAAAATCCTTATAAAAATAAATAAACTTAGGAGGAGTATTTGATGAATGTTGGAGGAAGAGATATTAAGGTTTTTTCTGGAAACGCTAACAAAGATTTAGCACAAAAGATTTGTAAGGAGATTGATGTACATTTTGGAAACAGTGAAGTATCAAGATTTAGTGATGGAGAAATATCTGTAAATATCAATGAGACAGTAAGGGGTTCTGATGTTTTTGTCATTCAATCTACATGCCCTCCTGTAAATGAAAATCTTATGGAACTACTAATACTTATAGATGCATTCAAAAGGGCATCAGCAGGAAGAATAAATGCAGTTATACCTTATTATGGATATGCTAGACAAGATAGAAAGACCAAGGCCAGAGATCCAATCACATCAAAATTAGTTGCAGATATATTGACTAAGGCAGGAGCTGATAGGGTAGTAAGTATGGACCTTCATGCTGCACAGTTACAAGGGTATTTTGATATACCAGTAGATCACCTATTGGGAGTACCTATTTTAGCAAAATATTTTGAAAACATGAATACTAGCGATACTGTAGTAGTATCACCAGATATAGGTGGAGTAAGAAGGGCTAGAAACTTTGCAAGTATATTGGATATGCCCATAGCGATAATAGAGAAGAGAAGACCAAAGGCCAATGTTTCAGAAGTG encodes:
- the murC gene encoding UDP-N-acetylmuramate--L-alanine ligase — protein: MFEFDINKHDFNHVHFIGIGGVSMSGLAEIMIKNDYTVSGSDIRESKITNKLKNLGVEIFIGHNESNISEADLVVYTSALSDDNCELVSAKNHDILYVDRATFLGQLMRKYKKSIAVSGTHGKTTTTGMIATILEKSLSDPTVLIGGDLDIIGGNVKIGNGNYFLTEACEYKSNFLKFFPDIGVVLNVDADHLDYFRDIDHIVETFNDFAKLVPNDGFLIVNSDDSNMSSFTKENYPNLVTFSISDSQTDYFADNIGFDQLGFPNFTLNVGSQSHDVSLRVVGKHNISNALAAIAACHKSGISLEDAIQGIKFFTGTHRRFETKGLIRNIKVIDDYAHHPTEIKATLSAAKTVPHNKLWCVFQPHTYTRTKALLDDFSNSFSDANKIIITDIYAAREKDEHIVHSTDLKNKLMDKGIDAIYIRDFEDIVNYLNENLKSNDMLITMGAGNVYEIGEMLLEKK
- the purR gene encoding pur operon repressor, with product MKKLKRNERIGALMKILSDRPNHIFTYNYFTDIFNAAKSTISEDIVIAKELVEKLELGDIETISGASGGVKYSPRISKNKIDKFLKEIASKLSDKSRLIPGGFMYMADVLYHPDTVYNIGKIFATKFAGQNIDYVVTVETKGIPLALMTGKILNVPLVIIRRNTKVTEGPTVSINYLSGSTKQIQTMSLSRRAIPEGSRVLIIDDFMKAGGTAKGMQDMMKEFKAHVVGTGIMIATAQPANKVVSNYTNLLTLKGIDEDKEEIYVEPSI
- the glmU gene encoding bifunctional UDP-N-acetylglucosamine diphosphorylase/glucosamine-1-phosphate N-acetyltransferase GlmU; protein product: MIKTIILAAGEGTRMKSKLPKVLHNICGQPMINYVLDSARGAGSEKNYIIVGHGKDKVMDTITNEDIGYIDQPMGEGVPYGTGYAVMQAKEYIKDSDIVLILCGDTPLLKGDTLNEFIKYHKKEKYDATVLTATIDNPKGYGRIIRGENGQVLGIVEEKDASKDQKKVMEINSGVYCFSGKHLKDALDRIDNNNAQREYYLTDTIKILNDLGFSVGGFKIEDSTEINGINSRIQLSNAENIMRNRINEKLMSQGVTLIDPDNTYIHKMVKIGKDTVIYPNVFIEGSSTIGEDCTIGHNSKIVDSTIGDGVTINTSTILESTVGNNTSVGPYAYIRPQSHIGNNVKIGDFVEVKKSKIGNNTKASHLAYIGDAQVGDGVNIGCGVVFVNYNGKDKSKTIVEDGAFIGSNSNLVAPVTIKKKAYIAAGSTIIDDVKEGDLSIARARQVNKQGWVSKKNPYKNK
- the spoVG gene encoding septation regulator SpoVG, with translation MKVTDVRVRKINSEGKMKAIVSVTFDDEFVVHDIKIIEGQNGMFIAMPSRKMADGEFRDIAHPINSETRQKIQDAVFVEYEKECEKEQIEE
- a CDS encoding ribose-phosphate diphosphokinase, with protein sequence MNVGGRDIKVFSGNANKDLAQKICKEIDVHFGNSEVSRFSDGEISVNINETVRGSDVFVIQSTCPPVNENLMELLILIDAFKRASAGRINAVIPYYGYARQDRKTKARDPITSKLVADILTKAGADRVVSMDLHAAQLQGYFDIPVDHLLGVPILAKYFENMNTSDTVVVSPDIGGVRRARNFASILDMPIAIIEKRRPKANVSEVMNVIGDIENKNVIIVDDIIDTAGSMTKAAKVLKDFGAKDVYACCTHPVLSGPAIERIGNSVIKKLIVTDTIPLPEEKQIDKIEVVSVAPLFGEAIKRIYANESVSTLFD